From the genome of Thermoplasmata archaeon:
GCCGCCCTTCCCGTACATCTCGACGCCGATCTTCTGAGCCTCGGCGTTCAGTGCGTCGACGGAGGCACGGAGCTTCGAGATGTCGTCCGTCTGAAGGACCTTCTTGAGGGCCTCGAGCTTCTGCTCGACGGACGTCCGGGTGGCCTCGGAGATCGCGGATCCGTGTTCCTTGAGGAGCTTCTCCGTGGCATAGACGAGCTGGTCGGCGTGGTTGCGCAGCTCGACGAGATCCCGCCGCCGGCGGTCTTCCTCCGCGTGGCTCTCCGCGTCGCGCATCGCCTGGTCGATCTTTCCCTGGTCCATCCGCTGCGGCGCCATGATCGTGAGTTTCTCGGTCTTCCCGGTGGCGAGGTCTTTCGCGCTGACGTTCAGGATGCCGTTCGCGTCGATGTCAAAGGTCACCTCGATTTTCGGCACGCCGCGCGGGGCCGGTGGCATGCCCGTCAAGTAGAAACGGCCGAGGCTGACGTTGTCGGAGGTCATCGCCCGCTCGCCTTGCAGGACGTGGACCTCGACGCTCGACTGGCTGTCCGCCGCCGTGGTGAAAATCTCGCTCTTCCGCGTCGGGATCGTCGAGTTCCGTTCGATCAGTTTCGTGAAGACACCGCCGAGGGTCTCGACGCCGAGGCTGAGCGGCGTCACGTCGAGCAGGAGGATGTCCTTGACCTCGCCGCTCAGGACGGCGCCCTGGATCGCCGCGCCGAGCGCGACGCACTGCATCGGGTCGACGCCCCGTTCCGCGGGACGCCCGAGGATCTTCTCGAATCGTTCCCTTACGACGGGCATTCGGGTCGGGCCGCCCACGAGGATGACATGGCCCACGTTAGAGAATTGCCAACCGCCGTCCTTGAACGCCTGGCGGATCGGCCCATCGAGGCGCTCGAGGACCGGCTCGACGAGCTGCTCAAGCTTCGCTCGCGTGAGCTTCTTCTCGAGGTGCAACGGCTGGCCCTCCTTCTGAGCGATGAACGGGAGGTTGATCGTCGTCTCCGCGGTCGAGGACAGCTCGATCTTCGCCTTCTCCGCGGCGTCCCGGAGCCGCTGCATCGCCTGGCGGTCCCCCGACAGGTCGACGACGTGGTCCCGACGGAACTCCGTGACGAGCCACTGGATCAGGGCGTTGTCCATGTCCATGCCGCCCAGCTGTGTGTCGCCGGACGTGGACACGACCTCGAAGACGCCGTCGCCCATCTCCATCAGGGTGACGTCGAACGTGCCGCCGCCGAGGTCCAGGACGCAGATCTTGCCCTCGCCCTTCTTGTCCAGGCCGTACGCGAGGGCGGCGGCCGTCGGCTCGTTCACGAGCCGCAGCACCTCGAGACCCGCGATCTTGCCCGCATCCTTCGTCGCCTGACGCTGGTTGTCGTTGAAGTACGCCGGCACGGTGATGACGGCCTGCGAGAGCTTCTCGCCCAGGTACGCCTCCGCGTCCGCCTTGATCTTGCGGAGGATCATCGCGGAAATCTCCGGGGGCGTGTAGTCCTTCCCGTCGATCTTCACCTTGTAGTCCGTCCCCATCTTCCGCTTGATCTGCATGATCGTCTTCTCGGGGTTCAGGACGGCCTGGCGCTTCGCCGGCTCGCCGACCAGGATCCCGTCCTTCGTGAAGGCGACGACGGACGGGAACATCTTCCCGCCGTAGGCGCTGCCTTCCGCGCTCGGGATGATCTTCGGCGTTCCCCCTTCCATGTACGCCCCTTCCGAATTCGTGGTGCCGAGGTCGATTCCGATAATCTTAGCCATTGGCCTCACCTCCGCCGTTGACGACGATGACTTGCGCGGGTCGCAACACCCGCTCGTGGTAGCGGTACCCTTTGCGCACGACTTCCTTCACGACGCCTTCTCTTGAACCTTTGTCTGGGACCCGTTGGACGCAGTCCATGAGGTACGGGTCGAATGGGAGCCCGAGGGCGGGGACCTCTTGGAGCCCGGCGGCCTGGAGCGCCTTCTGGAGGTTGCCCCGGACCATCCGGACGCCTTCCCCCGCGCGGCCGTCCAGCTTCGCGACCGCGGCGTCGAGTTCGTCGAGGACCGGCAGGAGGCGGGCGAGGAGGGTCTCTTGGGCGAACTTCAGGATCGTCTCCGTGTCGCGCTCGGCCCGCTTGCGGTAGTTCTCGAACTCCGCCTGGAGGTACTTGAGCCGAGTGAGGAGCTCCTCGTTCTCGCGGCGCAACTCCGCGACCTCGTCCCGACTCGCCGGCGGCACGGGCGGCTCGGCCGCGGCACGCTCTTCGCGTTGCACGGCGGGCGTCTCTTCCGCCATCCTACGGACCCCTCCGCACCCGTACCCTGTGCCCGCGCCGTCGCGGGAGAGTCACGTCGAGCACGCCGTTCCGATACGTCGCCGTCACGGCTTCCGGTTCGACGGAGTGCGCGAGATCCATATCCCGATGGAAGACGCGGCCGTCCGCCATCAGTGCATGAACAGTCAACCGCGTGTCCGTCGTCGTGACCTCGAGGGTCTCCCTCGATGCGCCGGGAAGCTCGAGCGTGACGTAGATCCGGGCCGGCGTCACGACGACGTCGACGGCGCCCGCCTCGACGGGTCGCTCGTCTGCGACCGCGGAGGGAGGCCCGAGGACCGGGACCCGGGTCGCCGCCACGGCGGGGAGGCTGCGGTGCGCGTCGAGGCGCCTCAGGAGGCGGCCGACGTCACCGGTAAAGCCTTCGCCCTCGTCCGACGGTTGGGAGACCATCGGGACCACCTGAGGGCCCTTCCGGGGGCCCTCAGAATTCCTCGCCTTCGCCTCCGCCCTCGCCGCCTTCGCCGCCCTTGCCGGGGCCGCCCTTTCCGCCGCCCGCGCCGGCCTTTGCCGCGATGACGTCGTCGATGCGGAGCACCATGACCGCCGCGTCGGTAGCCGAGGAAATCGCCTGGGTGCCGACCCGGATCGGCTCGATCACGTTCTCCTTCTTCATGTCGGAGACTTTGCCCGTGAAGACGTTGATCCCAGCGTACTTGTTGCCCTTCTTATGCTCCTTGCGAAGCTCGATCAGGATGTCGATCGGGTCCAGGCCCGCGTTCTCGGCGAGGGTCCGCGGGATCGCTTCGACGGCGTCCGCGAACGACTCGATCGCGATCTGCTCCCTCCCGCCAACGGTCGAGGCGTGGTCGCGCAGGGCCAGGGCGATCTCCGTCGCGCTCGAGCCGCCGCCCGTGATCACCTTGCCGTCCTCGATCGCGACCGCGACGACGCTCGTCGCGTCCTCGAGGGACCGCTCGACCTCGTCGACGACATGCTCCGTGCCGCCCCGAATGAGGATCGACATGGCCTTCGGGTTCTTGCAACCGGTCACGAACGTCATCTCGTCCTCGCCGATCTTCTTCTCGTAGACGAGCTTGGCGTACCCGAGGTCGTCCTTGGAGAGCTCGTCGAGCTTCGTGACGACCTTGCCGCCCGTCGCCTTCGCGAGCTTCTCCATGTCGGACTTCTTGACGCGGCGCACGGCGTAGATGTTCTCCTTCGCGAGGTAGTGCTGCGCGAGGTCGTCGATGCCCTTCTGGCAGAAGATGACGGTCGCGCCGCTCTTCTTGACGATGTCGACCATGCGCTTCAGCATCGATTCCTCCTCGTTGAGGAACGCCTGGAGCTGCGCCGGGTCGGTGATCTCGATCTTCGCGTCGATCTCGGTCTTCTTGACCTCGAGCGCCGCGTCGACGAGGGCGATCTTCGCCTCCTTGACTTCGGACGGCATGCCGGGATGCACGCGCTCCTTGTCGATGATGACGCCGTCGACGAGCGATGTGTCCGCGATCGAGCCGCCCTGCTTCTTCACGACTTGGATGTTGTCATCGTCCACGAAGTAGGAGTTGTCCGCGCGCTGCTCCGCGACGGTGGAGACGGCCTTCACGGAGATGTCGGCCAAGAGTTCCTTGTGGCCGCTGGACGACTTCGAGGACATCGCGGTCATCGCGACCTTCTTCAGGATGTCCGCGTCCTTGATCGAGATTTTCATCGCGACCTTCTCGAGGACCTCGCGGGCCTTCTCCGCGGCCTGCCGGTACCCGGCCGCGATGACGGTCGGGTGGATGTTCTGCTCGATCAGGTCTTCGGCCTTCTTGAGCAGCTCGCCCGCCAGGATGACGGCCGTCGTCGTGCCGTCGCCGGCTTCCTCGTCTTGGGTCTTCGCGACCTCGACGAGCATCTTGGCGGCCGGATGCTCGATGTCGATCTCCTTGAGGATCGTCACGCCATCGTTCGTGATGACGACGTCCCCGAGGCTGTCGACGAGCATCTTGTCCATCCCCCGCGGCCCGAGGGTCGACCGTACCGCGTCGGCGACCGCTTTGGCGGCCGCGATGTTGTTGAACTGCGCTCCCTTGCCGCGATCGCGGCGCGTGCCTTCTTTCAAAACGAGTATCTGGGTCCCTGCTGGCATCATGGATGTTCCTCCGAAATCCGGATTCGGGGTCCCGCCTATGTCGAGACTTCTATATAAGGATAACGAGCCGTGGGCCCGTCCCTCGGACGGCGACTGCCGGCTTGCCTCGGACTCCCATAATTCTATATCGGGAGAGGCGGTAGGTCGGCCCGTGAAGGGGATTCTCCTCGAGGCGGCGGACGCAGTCCAGCATGCCGTCGCGGCGATGCAGGGAAACCCAGGGGACGTCGTGGGACGCGGTGCGGACGGCGGTCCGAGCGCCCGCATCGACCAGGTCGCCGAAGAGGCGGTCCTCCGCGTCCTCGACTACGAAGGGGCCTCCCTGAACGTCCTGAGCGAGGAGGCCGGCTTCATCGAACGCGGGGGGCAGGCGACCCTTGTCCTCGATCCGATCGACGGGACCCACAACGCGCTTCGCGGCGTCCCCGCCTATTCGGTCTCCCTCGCCATCGGCCACGAACGCCTGAGCGACGTGCAGGAGGCGCTCGTCCGGGATCTCGTCTCCGGGGCGACGTACTATGCGGCGAAGGGAGGCGGCTCGCTCTTGAACGGGAGCCCGATCCGCGTGCGCCCGTACGATCCGGCGGACGCCCTCGTCAGCGTGTACCTCGGAACGAACGCGGCTCCCGATGCGTCGCGGATCGCGAGCCTCGCGCGTCGCGTGCGCAACCTCGGCGCCGCATCGCTCGACCTTTGCCTCGTCGCGCGAGGGGCAGCGGACATGTACTACATGCACAGCGCCGTCGTCGAGACGAAGCTCCGCGCGGTCGACATCGCCGGGGGCACGCTCATCGTACGGGAGGCGGGCGGTTTCGTCCTGGACTTGGGCGGCCGCGACCTCGAACTGCCCCTGAGCCCGACGGCCCGAACCGATCTCGTGGCGGTCGGGGACCGCCGCGCGTGGGAGTCGATCCGATGAAATTGGGCATCACCGCGAACCCGCACATCCCGAGCGCCCTCGAAGCGGCGAAGCAGGTCCTCGCGCGGCTCGAGCCGAAACAGGACGTCCTCCTCGAACCGGAGCTGGCTCGGGCCCTCGACCGCAAGGGCCAGCCGCTCGCCCACATGCGGGCGGACGTCGTCCTGGCGATCGGCGGGGACGGCACGATCCTGCGGGCCCTCCAACTCTGCGATTCGAAGGTCCTCGGCATCAATTCGGGCTCCCTCGGCTTCCTCGCCGAGGTGAATTCGAACGAGGCGGACGCCTACCTGGACCGGGTCTTGCGGGGCGACTACAAGGTCGAGGAACGCATGCGGCTCAAGGTCACCGTCGACGGTGAGCGGATGTTCGACTGCACGAACGAGGCGGTCGTCCATACGGCACAGATCGCGAAGATCCGGCACTTCGAAATCCGCCTCGACGATGAAGTCGTGGAACGGGTCCGCGCGGATGGTCTGATCGTCGCGACCGCGACCGGCTCGACGTCCTACTCGATGTCGGCCGGCGGCCCGATCGTCGATCCTCGGGTCGACGCCATCATCGCGACGGCGATCGCTCCCTTCAAGCCGGCGTCCCGTCCGCACGTCTTCCCCGCGACGTCGGTGGTCCACGTGCGCTTGGTGAAGCCGAAGGAGTGCCTGCTCGTAATGGACGGCCAGCACGAGTCCGCCCTCAAGGGCACGGAAGACGTCGCCCTCACCGGCTCCGAGCGCCGCGCGAAACTCGTCCGGTTCCGGGACGACTTCTACCGACGCATTGAGGAGAAGCTGTCCCGTCAGTGAGACGATCCATGAAACCCGTTACCGCCATCGCCCGGAAGACCCTTCGGATGATCCTCGAGGCGTCCCGGGACATGTACCCGCACGAGTTCGGCGCCATCCTGCGCGCGGAGGAGGGCACGATCACGGAACTGATCCTCGTCCCCGGGACGATCAGCGGCAAGCGCCACGCGATCTTCCAGCTCCACACCCTCCCCGCGGACTTCTCCGTCGTCGGCACGGTCCATTCCCATCCGAGCGGCGTCTACGAGCCGTCGGACGAGGACCGCGCCTTGTTCAACAAGTTCGGCGGCATCCACCTCATCGTCGGCCATCCCTTCTCTGAGACGGCATGGGCGGCGTGGACGAACAAAGGGGCACGGATCCCGCTCAAGGTCGTGCCGTGACGTCGTCGGAGCCGTCCGCGATCGAGCGGTACAGGGCCTCCACCTGATCCGTCACGCGCTCGATGCCGAACGACGCGACGACCTTCTCTCGCCCGCGCCGTCCCATCGCCTGCCGGGCCTCCGGATCCTCGAGGAGCCCGCGAATCTTTTCCGCCAAATCCTGCGCGTTCAGCGGATCCGCGAGCAGGCCTTCCTTCCCGTTCTCGATTACTTCGCGGACGCCGGGGATGTCCGCCACGACCACGGGCTTTCCGGTCGCCATCGCCTCGAGGGCGACGATCCCGAACGCCTCGAGGCGCGAGACGCTCGGTAGCACGAAGACGTCGCACGCCGCGTAGAGCCGTGGGAGGCCGTCCTCCGAGACCCGGCCGACGAAGCGGAGCCGACCGTCGACCCCGAACGTGGCGGCGAGCCCCTTCATCGCGGGGAGGAGAGATCCGTCCCCCGCGACGAGGAACCGTGCATCGGGGACGTACCGGGCCGCCTCGATGAACTGCTCGATCCCTTTGTGCGGCTCGATCCGTCCCACCAGCAGGACGACTTTCTCGTCGGGCGAGAGGTTCAGCGTCTTCCGGACCGGCGACGGATCGACGTCCGGCCGAAAGCGGCGATGGTCCACGGCGTTCGGGATCACGGCCGGATTGTGCTTCCACACCGCACGGCTCGTCGCGGCGTACGTGCGCGTGGTGACGACGACCTTCGTCGCTCGGTCGAGGGTGGAGGCCCCGAGGCTCCGGCGGTACACCGACTCCAGAAGGATGCCGAACGCGGAGGGGATCTCGACGTCGCAATGGTACGTGACGACGGACGGGGCCCCGCGTGCGGCCGCGACGGACGTCGCGTAGTGGGCGGCGAGCGGCGGAGGGAAGTGCCCATGGAAGACGTCCGTCTCGAGCGTCCGCAATCTCGCCCGCATCTTCGGGGCGATGGGGGTCCTCATGACGATCGCCCGGGGCTTGACGCGGACCACGCGGAATCCGTCCATCGACTCTTCCTCGGGGAGCGACGGGTCGTGTCGCGTCGTGACCACGGTGACGTCATGGCCGCGGGCTGCGAGCTCCGTCGAGAGCGCCCGCACGTGGCTTTCGACGCCGCCGAGATGAGGATAGAACCACGGTGCGACTTGGGCGATCCGCACGCCCCCACCTCAGAAAATCCGGCTCCGGGGAGCGATGTTGCCCCGCGCATGCGCGCCGGGCCCGATGAACGACTCCTCTCCGACGATCGTGCCCGCGTCGATCGACGCGTTGATGCCGACTTTCACGTCGTCCCCCATGATCACGCCGAGCTTCCGCAACCCCGTGTCGACCTCGACCCCCCGCCACACGACCTTGACCGGCGCCTCGTCGAGACGGAGATTCGCCACCTTCGTGCCTGCGCCGAGGTTGCACCGTTCGCCCAAGATGCTGTCCCCGACGTAGTTCTGGTGAGGCACGTGCGCGGACGCCATCAAGATCGAGTTCTTGACTTCGCACGCGCTGCCGACTTTCGCGTTCGGCCCGATCGACGTCGCCGGCCGGACGTAGCAGTTCGGCCCGATCTCCGCCCCCGCGCCCACAATCGCCGGGCCTTCGATGTACGCGCCTTTGCGGACGCGCGCGTCTTCCTCGACCGCGACCTCCCCCACGAGGGTCGCGCCCGCATCGACGTCGCCGTGGTTCGTGCCCTTGAGGGACGCGAGGAGCGCCGCATTCGCCCGGAGGAGGTCCCACGGCCTGCCGACGTCGATCCAGT
Proteins encoded in this window:
- a CDS encoding Mov34/MPN/PAD-1 family protein; translated protein: MKPVTAIARKTLRMILEASRDMYPHEFGAILRAEEGTITELILVPGTISGKRHAIFQLHTLPADFSVVGTVHSHPSGVYEPSDEDRALFNKFGGIHLIVGHPFSETAWAAWTNKGARIPLKVVP
- the thsB gene encoding thermosome subunit beta, which codes for MPAGTQILVLKEGTRRDRGKGAQFNNIAAAKAVADAVRSTLGPRGMDKMLVDSLGDVVITNDGVTILKEIDIEHPAAKMLVEVAKTQDEEAGDGTTTAVILAGELLKKAEDLIEQNIHPTVIAAGYRQAAEKAREVLEKVAMKISIKDADILKKVAMTAMSSKSSSGHKELLADISVKAVSTVAEQRADNSYFVDDDNIQVVKKQGGSIADTSLVDGVIIDKERVHPGMPSEVKEAKIALVDAALEVKKTEIDAKIEITDPAQLQAFLNEEESMLKRMVDIVKKSGATVIFCQKGIDDLAQHYLAKENIYAVRRVKKSDMEKLAKATGGKVVTKLDELSKDDLGYAKLVYEKKIGEDEMTFVTGCKNPKAMSILIRGGTEHVVDEVERSLEDATSVVAVAIEDGKVITGGGSSATEIALALRDHASTVGGREQIAIESFADAVEAIPRTLAENAGLDPIDILIELRKEHKKGNKYAGINVFTGKVSDMKKENVIEPIRVGTQAISSATDAAVMVLRIDDVIAAKAGAGGGKGGPGKGGEGGEGGGEGEEF
- the dnaK gene encoding molecular chaperone DnaK is translated as MAKIIGIDLGTTNSEGAYMEGGTPKIIPSAEGSAYGGKMFPSVVAFTKDGILVGEPAKRQAVLNPEKTIMQIKRKMGTDYKVKIDGKDYTPPEISAMILRKIKADAEAYLGEKLSQAVITVPAYFNDNQRQATKDAGKIAGLEVLRLVNEPTAAALAYGLDKKGEGKICVLDLGGGTFDVTLMEMGDGVFEVVSTSGDTQLGGMDMDNALIQWLVTEFRRDHVVDLSGDRQAMQRLRDAAEKAKIELSSTAETTINLPFIAQKEGQPLHLEKKLTRAKLEQLVEPVLERLDGPIRQAFKDGGWQFSNVGHVILVGGPTRMPVVRERFEKILGRPAERGVDPMQCVALGAAIQGAVLSGEVKDILLLDVTPLSLGVETLGGVFTKLIERNSTIPTRKSEIFTTAADSQSSVEVHVLQGERAMTSDNVSLGRFYLTGMPPAPRGVPKIEVTFDIDANGILNVSAKDLATGKTEKLTIMAPQRMDQGKIDQAMRDAESHAEEDRRRRDLVELRNHADQLVYATEKLLKEHGSAISEATRTSVEQKLEALKKVLQTDDISKLRASVDALNAEAQKIGVEMYGKGGPAAAPPPGAGDASEPSDSGVVDADFEDVDKR
- a CDS encoding glycosyltransferase family 4 protein; protein product: MRIAQVAPWFYPHLGGVESHVRALSTELAARGHDVTVVTTRHDPSLPEEESMDGFRVVRVKPRAIVMRTPIAPKMRARLRTLETDVFHGHFPPPLAAHYATSVAAARGAPSVVTYHCDVEIPSAFGILLESVYRRSLGASTLDRATKVVVTTRTYAATSRAVWKHNPAVIPNAVDHRRFRPDVDPSPVRKTLNLSPDEKVVLLVGRIEPHKGIEQFIEAARYVPDARFLVAGDGSLLPAMKGLAATFGVDGRLRFVGRVSEDGLPRLYAACDVFVLPSVSRLEAFGIVALEAMATGKPVVVADIPGVREVIENGKEGLLADPLNAQDLAEKIRGLLEDPEARQAMGRRGREKVVASFGIERVTDQVEALYRSIADGSDDVTARP
- a CDS encoding nucleotide exchange factor GrpE; the encoded protein is MAEETPAVQREERAAAEPPVPPASRDEVAELRRENEELLTRLKYLQAEFENYRKRAERDTETILKFAQETLLARLLPVLDELDAAVAKLDGRAGEGVRMVRGNLQKALQAAGLQEVPALGLPFDPYLMDCVQRVPDKGSREGVVKEVVRKGYRYHERVLRPAQVIVVNGGGEANG
- a CDS encoding NAD(+)/NADH kinase: MKLGITANPHIPSALEAAKQVLARLEPKQDVLLEPELARALDRKGQPLAHMRADVVLAIGGDGTILRALQLCDSKVLGINSGSLGFLAEVNSNEADAYLDRVLRGDYKVEERMRLKVTVDGERMFDCTNEAVVHTAQIAKIRHFEIRLDDEVVERVRADGLIVATATGSTSYSMSAGGPIVDPRVDAIIATAIAPFKPASRPHVFPATSVVHVRLVKPKECLLVMDGQHESALKGTEDVALTGSERRAKLVRFRDDFYRRIEEKLSRQ
- a CDS encoding inositol monophosphatase family protein, whose amino-acid sequence is MKGILLEAADAVQHAVAAMQGNPGDVVGRGADGGPSARIDQVAEEAVLRVLDYEGASLNVLSEEAGFIERGGQATLVLDPIDGTHNALRGVPAYSVSLAIGHERLSDVQEALVRDLVSGATYYAAKGGGSLLNGSPIRVRPYDPADALVSVYLGTNAAPDASRIASLARRVRNLGAASLDLCLVARGAADMYYMHSAVVETKLRAVDIAGGTLIVREAGGFVLDLGGRDLELPLSPTARTDLVAVGDRRAWESIR
- a CDS encoding Hsp20/alpha crystallin family protein; protein product: MVSQPSDEGEGFTGDVGRLLRRLDAHRSLPAVAATRVPVLGPPSAVADERPVEAGAVDVVVTPARIYVTLELPGASRETLEVTTTDTRLTVHALMADGRVFHRDMDLAHSVEPEAVTATYRNGVLDVTLPRRRGHRVRVRRGP